From one Paenibacillus sp. FSL K6-1330 genomic stretch:
- a CDS encoding SGNH/GDSL hydrolase family protein, which yields MAVQSKEINLDQLGGTIYPETTNGEQLKWHSPLEAPFHIAGFPWLAQDGIYRRLPLASGAVLPPAVDTLAYCTAGGQIRFRTNSSRLVIRMRLAGPANMYHMPPTGQCGVDCYLGEPGEQSFITTAKFKPTESEYESQFYQWDTKKDVAVTLNMPLYQGVEEVWIGVDKDAVISDAPAYASSRPVIIYGTSITQGGCASRPGMAYSNILSRMIPVEFVNLGFSGNGKGEPELAHIMSEIDDPGLFILDYEGNTGEAGNIARTLPAFIQILRERHPEVPILVVSRISTAEDQFYTERRKLNDRRRLIQIENVEQRRTEGDRNLHFVDGFKLLGDDFVNDCTVDGTHPTDLGFLRMAQSLAPIIKRLLRL from the coding sequence ATGGCCGTACAATCGAAAGAGATAAACTTAGATCAACTGGGCGGAACTATATACCCGGAGACAACAAATGGGGAACAGTTAAAATGGCATTCTCCGCTTGAAGCGCCCTTTCACATCGCGGGCTTCCCTTGGCTTGCGCAGGATGGGATTTACAGACGCCTGCCTTTGGCTTCCGGGGCTGTCTTGCCGCCCGCGGTTGATACGCTTGCTTATTGTACGGCAGGCGGGCAAATTCGCTTTCGCACCAATTCCTCAAGGCTGGTCATAAGGATGCGTCTTGCCGGACCGGCCAATATGTATCATATGCCGCCTACCGGGCAGTGCGGGGTTGACTGCTATCTTGGAGAGCCGGGAGAGCAGAGCTTTATCACCACGGCTAAATTCAAGCCAACGGAAAGTGAATATGAATCACAGTTTTATCAGTGGGATACAAAAAAAGATGTGGCCGTCACCTTAAACATGCCGCTCTACCAAGGGGTAGAGGAGGTGTGGATCGGTGTAGATAAGGATGCTGTCATAAGCGATGCACCTGCCTATGCAAGCAGTAGACCCGTCATTATATATGGAACTTCGATTACGCAAGGGGGATGTGCCTCCCGGCCGGGTATGGCTTATTCTAATATTCTCAGCCGTATGATTCCGGTGGAGTTCGTAAATCTTGGCTTCTCGGGGAATGGAAAGGGCGAGCCGGAGCTCGCGCATATCATGTCGGAAATCGATGATCCGGGGCTATTCATTCTTGATTATGAAGGGAATACGGGCGAGGCCGGAAACATCGCACGAACGCTGCCTGCCTTCATCCAAATTTTGAGAGAGCGGCATCCCGAAGTTCCTATATTAGTAGTCTCAAGGATTAGCACTGCCGAAGATCAGTTCTATACGGAGAGAAGGAAGCTTAATGATCGCCGCAGGCTGATTCAGATCGAGAACGTTGAACAGAGGCGGACAGAAGGAGACCGTAATCTCCATTTCGTTGACGGCTTTAAGCTGCTAGGCGATGATTTCGTCAATGATTGTACGGTTGACGGAACACATCCAACGGACCTCGGATTTTTGCGCATGGCACAGTCGCTTGCACCTATCATAAAGCGATTGTTGCGACTGTGA
- a CDS encoding Cof-type HAD-IIB family hydrolase produces MNVMHQVKAKYKLIALDLDGTLLTDEKKITEETKKWLQYAVDHGVKVIFSTGRGLQTTKGFWDELGLDSPMVLLNGAEVWEGPGRLNQRVFIPRDTIRRIHAIAAERGEWYWGYSVESLTGDKDWTSEMFERDWMKFGIGSNDQQKLAEIKEELLSWGTLEVTRSALSNMEISVKGITKESGVREVCQMLGFSMSDVIAMGDSDNDAKLLKAAGLGVAMANGEDYIKSIADVITVTNNEDGVAQAIRKYVFQME; encoded by the coding sequence ATGAATGTCATGCATCAGGTAAAAGCGAAGTATAAGCTGATTGCATTGGATCTGGACGGGACTCTTCTGACGGATGAAAAGAAAATTACGGAAGAGACCAAAAAGTGGCTTCAATATGCAGTAGATCACGGTGTGAAAGTAATATTCTCCACCGGAAGAGGTTTGCAAACTACCAAGGGCTTCTGGGACGAGCTTGGGCTCGATTCCCCGATGGTGCTGCTCAATGGCGCAGAAGTTTGGGAGGGACCGGGCAGGCTTAATCAACGCGTCTTTATTCCTCGGGACACGATCCGCCGCATTCACGCCATTGCTGCCGAGCGGGGCGAGTGGTATTGGGGCTACAGCGTGGAAAGCCTGACGGGCGACAAGGATTGGACGTCTGAGATGTTCGAACGGGATTGGATGAAATTCGGCATCGGCAGCAATGATCAACAGAAGCTCGCGGAAATTAAGGAAGAGCTGCTCAGTTGGGGGACGCTTGAAGTTACCCGTTCGGCCCTTAGTAATATGGAGATTTCAGTTAAAGGCATTACAAAGGAAAGCGGAGTACGCGAGGTTTGTCAGATGCTTGGCTTCTCTATGTCCGATGTAATTGCTATGGGAGACAGTGATAATGACGCGAAGCTATTGAAGGCGGCAGGTCTCGGTGTGGCGATGGCCAACGGTGAAGATTATATCAAGTCAATAGCGGACGTAATCACGGTTACCAACAATGAGGACGGCGTTGCTCAGGCGATTCGGAAATATGTATTCCAAATGGAGTAA
- a CDS encoding carbohydrate ABC transporter permease yields the protein MKEKRTLMDIVWRLVLYAWSLTIIFPLIWVIYESLKSNPEFFKDIWALPSELRLQNYSKAWNQYGFGQSLLNTLYYVGGSLVLGLFFTTLNAYALTRMSFKGRKLIWGLIMLSLFLPGINALVPQYVIMRELSLTNSLTGLILLSSLGESVFYLMLLGGFMSSLPMELEESATMDGATLFQKFWRVIVPLSTPGIVTVGVFKFLGFYNNFLAPFIYLSDPKKYPIAVQMYSANKQMEFTADWVTLFAGVTIAMVPSIIIYILFQKLLMEGATMGAVKG from the coding sequence TTGAAGGAAAAACGAACGTTAATGGACATTGTGTGGCGTTTGGTGCTGTATGCCTGGTCGCTGACTATAATATTTCCTTTAATCTGGGTTATTTATGAATCGTTAAAAAGCAATCCTGAGTTTTTTAAAGATATATGGGCGCTGCCTTCGGAACTAAGATTGCAGAATTATTCGAAGGCTTGGAATCAATACGGTTTTGGGCAATCACTCTTAAATACCCTTTATTATGTTGGCGGAAGTCTGGTGCTTGGGCTTTTCTTTACAACACTTAACGCCTATGCGCTTACTCGAATGAGCTTCAAAGGAAGAAAATTGATTTGGGGTTTGATTATGTTGTCCCTGTTCCTGCCTGGCATCAATGCACTTGTACCCCAGTATGTCATTATGCGGGAACTGAGTTTGACCAATAGCTTGACCGGATTAATTCTCCTGTCTAGTTTGGGTGAAAGTGTGTTCTACCTTATGCTGCTCGGAGGGTTTATGAGCTCTCTACCGATGGAGCTTGAGGAGAGCGCAACGATGGATGGCGCTACATTATTCCAAAAGTTTTGGCGTGTTATTGTTCCTTTGTCTACACCGGGAATTGTAACCGTTGGCGTATTCAAGTTCCTAGGGTTCTATAACAATTTCTTAGCGCCGTTCATCTATTTGAGCGATCCAAAGAAATATCCCATTGCGGTGCAAATGTATTCTGCGAACAAGCAAATGGAGTTTACTGCGGATTGGGTAACTTTGTTTGCCGGTGTAACCATTGCGATGGTACCGTCCATTATTATTTATATCCTATTCCAAAAACTTCTTATGGAAGGTGCGACAATGGGGGCTGTGAAGGGATGA
- a CDS encoding sugar ABC transporter permease: MSDSTVVKTPKTAMRKLMGLDKANTQKWIFLFIAIVPPFGGYLLFTLFPNILSVYYALLNWDGFTDATFVGLSNFVTAFQDKYVWRALTHNLILMITVPFFVIIISLLLAYLITNKSYKENKFLKVLFFFPNVLSTVVVALLWAFIYDGSYGLLNGILKFVGIDTGNFYWLGNESTALASIIPAWVWGGVGLYVIIFANAMLGIPKSLYEAAILEGAGHMTRLFKITMPLVTPIIRVSALFLVVGTMKGFEIILIMTNGGPFGSTDVIGLYMFNLAFGVEYRNYGYASAVGMILFVILVTAKLLIDKFVPNKGYEY, encoded by the coding sequence GTGTCTGATTCAACCGTTGTGAAGACACCAAAGACCGCTATGCGCAAGCTTATGGGTCTAGATAAAGCGAATACGCAGAAGTGGATATTTCTGTTCATAGCCATCGTGCCTCCCTTTGGCGGCTATTTGCTGTTTACGTTGTTCCCGAACATTCTATCCGTTTATTATGCGCTGCTCAATTGGGACGGGTTTACGGATGCAACGTTTGTCGGGCTGTCCAATTTCGTCACCGCATTCCAAGATAAATATGTATGGCGCGCACTTACCCACAACTTGATTCTTATGATAACAGTGCCTTTCTTTGTTATTATCATCTCCCTGCTCCTTGCCTATTTAATTACCAATAAATCGTATAAAGAAAATAAATTTTTGAAGGTATTGTTTTTCTTCCCGAACGTTTTATCTACGGTCGTAGTCGCTCTCCTCTGGGCTTTCATTTATGACGGATCGTACGGTTTGCTGAATGGGATTCTAAAGTTCGTCGGAATTGATACCGGAAATTTCTATTGGCTGGGCAATGAAAGCACAGCGCTTGCATCCATTATCCCGGCATGGGTTTGGGGCGGCGTCGGCCTGTACGTTATTATCTTTGCCAATGCGATGCTGGGGATTCCAAAGTCATTGTACGAGGCGGCGATTCTTGAAGGCGCCGGACATATGACACGTTTGTTTAAAATTACAATGCCGCTTGTTACGCCCATTATCCGCGTCAGCGCTTTGTTCCTTGTCGTCGGCACAATGAAGGGCTTCGAAATCATCCTCATTATGACGAATGGGGGGCCATTCGGGTCGACGGACGTCATCGGCCTCTACATGTTTAACTTAGCTTTTGGCGTAGAGTATCGGAATTACGGCTACGCTTCCGCAGTCGGTATGATTCTATTCGTCATATTAGTAACGGCAAAGCTGTTAATCGATAAATTTGTGCCGAACAAAGGCTACGAGTATTAG
- a CDS encoding extracellular solute-binding protein codes for MFNGKMKRFMSTGVAALLSLTMLAGCGGNSGKNEASPSTTPAGSDKAGVSAEADVYENGLPKNEEVTLKVGFFVGGYGREWFDYAVESFTAKYPNVKIDITASADMKTILSTKISAGNDNDMFDLFNTEPSGGIIGLAEAGKLEPMDDIWEFPLPDVPDKKVKDLMMPGMYESTPLINGKRYEFTTASSFGGLFFNKKLFEEHGWNQNPNTWDEFKALLADIKADGIAPITFPGIHPSYHNWAFGTAKNFELADINSHVDEFIEDYRTYGLPQYTNPETVETWTRFYELGKLGYFAEGLPALNHTQSQMQVIQGQAAMVSTGTHVENEMKEATPADFDWGFMAVPFRDNTNQTLWIRSGTSNFNYIWAAKPELNKKWAKELIAWLVTLENQQFAAEKAGALPMRKDLTEDPARAANLSSSAQSVLKYIADNNAQTFKASRSINISDPNLAQAEKLMNENIVKFAMGMQDPKPILEQAEELLKKALEAEKK; via the coding sequence ATGTTTAATGGAAAAATGAAACGATTCATGAGCACGGGTGTTGCAGCGCTATTATCTTTAACAATGCTGGCTGGTTGCGGTGGTAACAGCGGAAAGAACGAGGCTAGCCCAAGTACAACTCCTGCTGGTTCGGATAAGGCGGGTGTATCTGCTGAAGCAGATGTTTATGAGAATGGATTGCCGAAGAATGAGGAAGTAACGCTAAAGGTAGGCTTCTTTGTAGGAGGATATGGCCGGGAGTGGTTCGATTATGCAGTTGAATCGTTCACAGCTAAGTATCCCAATGTCAAAATAGACATCACGGCTTCAGCTGATATGAAGACGATTCTTTCTACAAAAATCTCGGCAGGCAATGATAATGACATGTTTGATCTATTCAATACAGAGCCGTCTGGAGGTATTATTGGACTCGCTGAAGCCGGCAAGCTTGAACCAATGGATGACATCTGGGAGTTCCCTCTTCCAGACGTACCAGATAAAAAGGTCAAGGATCTTATGATGCCTGGCATGTACGAGTCAACGCCGCTGATCAATGGGAAAAGGTATGAATTTACTACGGCGAGCAGCTTTGGCGGGTTGTTTTTTAACAAAAAGCTATTCGAAGAGCATGGCTGGAACCAAAACCCGAACACATGGGACGAATTTAAAGCGCTTCTAGCAGACATTAAAGCGGACGGCATTGCTCCAATTACGTTCCCAGGCATTCATCCAAGCTACCATAACTGGGCTTTCGGAACAGCCAAAAATTTTGAGTTGGCTGATATCAATAGCCATGTCGATGAATTTATCGAAGATTATAGAACTTATGGTCTGCCGCAATACACAAATCCAGAGACGGTTGAAACCTGGACGCGCTTCTATGAGCTTGGCAAGCTGGGATATTTTGCAGAAGGACTTCCGGCATTGAACCATACGCAATCGCAAATGCAGGTTATTCAGGGGCAAGCCGCTATGGTATCGACTGGGACACATGTCGAGAATGAGATGAAGGAAGCAACGCCTGCGGATTTCGATTGGGGTTTCATGGCTGTTCCTTTCAGAGATAACACCAATCAAACGCTTTGGATTCGAAGCGGAACTTCAAACTTCAACTATATCTGGGCAGCTAAGCCGGAATTAAACAAAAAGTGGGCTAAAGAACTGATCGCATGGCTGGTTACGCTTGAAAATCAACAATTTGCTGCCGAAAAGGCAGGCGCTTTGCCAATGCGCAAGGATTTGACGGAAGATCCTGCCAGAGCGGCTAACCTTTCCAGCTCTGCTCAATCTGTTCTGAAGTACATTGCAGATAATAATGCTCAGACTTTTAAAGCAAGCCGGTCTATCAACATTTCCGATCCGAATCTTGCTCAAGCAGAAAAATTGATGAATGAGAATATTGTGAAATTTGCTATGGGTATGCAGGATCCGAAACCGATTCTGGAGCAAGCTGAAGAGCTGCTGAAGAAAGCTCTAGAGGCTGAAAAGAAATAA
- a CDS encoding YdcF family protein: MAWIGWIVAIAAMAVLTYICWLHAVKLKPGKADALIVLGYVSKDGRIHPLLKERLDEAYKLFRQYGHKYIIVSGGAVGSRHSEAELMKKYLVEKGVPAKRLLKEDESYNTVQNLIFSKQLMEQYQLKSFIIITNLFHIRRTKYIMHRLGIKGGFCANRSLRSIVGFQMKLSFLEIRAFRLTLPIINRVINDQNN, from the coding sequence ATGGCATGGATTGGATGGATAGTTGCAATAGCGGCGATGGCGGTGCTGACTTACATATGCTGGCTGCATGCAGTTAAGTTGAAACCTGGTAAGGCAGATGCACTTATTGTACTTGGCTATGTATCTAAAGACGGCCGAATACACCCTTTGCTTAAGGAAAGACTGGATGAGGCTTACAAACTATTTCGGCAGTATGGGCACAAATATATCATTGTATCGGGGGGAGCGGTTGGTTCACGTCACTCGGAAGCGGAGCTGATGAAGAAGTACCTGGTTGAGAAGGGCGTTCCGGCAAAAAGACTATTAAAAGAAGACGAGTCATACAACACCGTTCAAAATTTAATCTTTAGCAAGCAATTGATGGAGCAATACCAGCTAAAATCGTTTATTATCATAACAAATTTATTTCATATCCGCCGCACGAAGTATATTATGCATCGTCTTGGCATAAAAGGCGGTTTCTGTGCTAATCGAAGTCTTAGAAGCATTGTGGGATTTCAGATGAAATTATCATTTTTGGAAATTCGGGCATTCCGATTAACCCTCCCAATTATAAATAGGGTAATTAATGATCAAAACAATTGA
- a CDS encoding ROK family transcriptional regulator → MHIVSDSVKPTSHMLLKSINQQKVLFLIYSEGPISRVELAEKTGLSRQTVTNIVNRLLKEKIIVTGELIDLEVGSGRKRVGLHINSGHFYAIGLELAGKYIRGKVYNLRQEAVASAERTSNKYGSIDVLMQLLHEVIDELLTQVPNTSKVKGIGISMQGLVDSQHGIVLRTPGIGVHRLPLKQLLEDKYNIPVYIENDVNLLSVNENMNGSLKESNNNITIKFDYGTGGAIVHNKQIMAGSSFVAGEFGHYKGFYGEDAYPCHCGRSGCLTTLASSSGLSVSIKCTLEEFAEGIRTGDPKFLSLYEKIVDGIATAVTNIITFINPDSLLMTGRVIPTISPEMFNEIKARVMHQLPVTVNNVQLIHLHNKPDETKLAAGLVIKRAFEIPLDTLSL, encoded by the coding sequence ATGCATATCGTGAGCGATTCGGTCAAACCAACTAGTCATATGTTATTAAAATCAATTAATCAGCAGAAGGTTCTTTTTCTCATTTATTCAGAAGGGCCGATCTCTCGCGTAGAGCTTGCTGAAAAGACTGGACTAAGCAGACAAACGGTAACCAATATCGTTAATCGCCTGTTGAAGGAAAAAATAATCGTGACAGGGGAGCTTATCGACTTGGAGGTAGGCAGCGGAAGGAAAAGAGTCGGCCTTCATATCAACAGCGGCCACTTTTATGCCATCGGGCTTGAGCTCGCCGGCAAATACATTCGCGGAAAAGTATACAACCTGCGTCAAGAGGCTGTCGCATCAGCAGAACGCACGAGCAATAAATATGGTTCTATAGATGTGCTGATGCAGCTGTTGCATGAAGTTATTGATGAGCTGCTCACCCAGGTACCCAACACCTCCAAAGTAAAAGGGATCGGAATCAGTATGCAGGGACTGGTAGATTCTCAGCATGGCATCGTTCTGCGGACCCCCGGCATAGGCGTTCATCGCTTGCCACTCAAGCAGCTGCTTGAAGACAAATATAACATCCCCGTGTATATCGAGAACGATGTCAATCTTCTCTCTGTCAACGAGAATATGAACGGCTCCTTGAAGGAATCCAATAACAATATCACCATTAAGTTTGATTATGGTACAGGCGGCGCAATCGTCCACAATAAACAAATTATGGCAGGATCTAGCTTTGTTGCAGGTGAATTCGGGCATTATAAAGGCTTCTATGGAGAAGATGCCTATCCATGCCATTGCGGCAGATCCGGATGCTTAACGACGCTGGCTTCCAGCAGCGGACTGAGTGTATCCATCAAATGCACACTAGAGGAGTTCGCAGAAGGCATAAGAACTGGAGATCCTAAGTTCCTTAGTTTATACGAAAAAATTGTTGATGGCATCGCAACCGCCGTTACCAATATCATTACATTTATAAATCCAGACAGTTTGCTTATGACTGGACGAGTCATTCCCACCATCAGTCCCGAAATGTTCAACGAGATTAAAGCTAGAGTGATGCACCAGTTACCTGTGACAGTTAATAACGTACAATTGATCCACCTTCATAACAAACCGGATGAAACAAAGCTTGCTGCCGGGTTAGTTATTAAACGTGCATTTGAAATACCGCTGGATACCTTATCTCTTTAA
- a CDS encoding pectin acetylesterase-family hydrolase yields MAKKKTVKRINKILLTSIGGIALTLGVLAGYVYFFILEKPAEPDKWAAAERYVWNKIKFDQDAQVISADGSEYYLLANKGAAAEDKLIIYFSGGGVAWDAVTAAQPINLSNVMKNGEIKYYFPNIPFFKVSTLGGLLKNNNPDNPFKDWNIVYIPYSTGDLHIGNASKEYTDAKGKPFTMRYNGQANTRAALEWIANHFAAPEKILIAGESAGGFGAAFWAPEIAKRYPDARIYQYSDGSYLNANRWPDIIDNEWKVNFAETFGYEVNGDLISSVFAANRKLLPDNAVLLQSNTLYDELLFDFEKDLNGDVLDDGEYVHRWSARMLQSAGELTKGLPGYYYYITDYGLNEKTGRTPHTLSPLNHFYTAEQDGVKLMKWLDDAVNKDEYYSVGRHFVEKEG; encoded by the coding sequence GTGGCAAAAAAGAAAACAGTGAAAAGAATCAATAAGATTCTCCTGACTTCGATCGGCGGAATTGCACTTACTTTGGGTGTTTTGGCGGGTTATGTTTATTTCTTCATACTTGAAAAGCCTGCTGAACCGGATAAATGGGCTGCTGCGGAGCGCTATGTCTGGAATAAAATCAAGTTTGACCAGGATGCACAAGTAATTTCTGCCGACGGTTCGGAATATTATTTACTTGCCAATAAGGGAGCAGCTGCAGAAGATAAATTGATCATTTATTTTTCTGGGGGCGGTGTGGCCTGGGATGCGGTGACTGCCGCGCAGCCGATTAATCTGAGTAATGTCATGAAGAACGGTGAGATCAAATATTATTTTCCGAACATTCCATTCTTTAAAGTAAGTACGCTTGGCGGCCTGTTGAAAAATAATAACCCCGACAATCCGTTCAAGGATTGGAATATTGTATATATCCCTTATTCTACTGGTGATCTGCATATCGGGAATGCATCCAAGGAATATACGGATGCCAAAGGCAAGCCGTTTACAATGCGTTACAACGGTCAAGCCAATACGCGCGCAGCATTGGAATGGATTGCAAACCATTTCGCTGCGCCGGAAAAGATCCTCATCGCGGGAGAAAGCGCCGGAGGATTCGGAGCTGCGTTCTGGGCGCCTGAGATCGCGAAACGCTACCCGGATGCCCGCATTTATCAATATTCGGACGGCTCCTACTTAAATGCCAACCGCTGGCCGGATATTATCGATAACGAATGGAAGGTCAACTTTGCAGAAACCTTTGGTTATGAAGTCAACGGAGATTTGATTTCGTCCGTATTCGCGGCGAACCGCAAGCTGCTCCCGGACAATGCGGTACTTTTGCAGTCCAATACGCTTTATGATGAGCTGCTGTTCGACTTTGAGAAGGATCTGAATGGTGACGTTTTGGATGATGGCGAATATGTGCATCGCTGGTCGGCCCGCATGCTGCAATCTGCCGGAGAGCTAACTAAAGGATTGCCAGGCTACTATTATTACATCACGGATTACGGTCTTAACGAGAAGACGGGCAGGACACCACATACACTCTCCCCATTAAATCATTTTTACACAGCCGAACAGGACGGAGTAAAGCTGATGAAGTGGCTGGACGATGCCGTGAATAAGGATGAATATTACTCCGTGGGTCGGCATTTTGTAGAGAAAGAGGGCTGA
- a CDS encoding MFS transporter, giving the protein MGNSWKIYILAIVSFLVGTSEFVIAGILDMLASDIGVSVAAAGQLITVYSLAYAIGTPILIALTAKMDRRKLMLSALGLFFVGNLITVTTTGYGMLLGARIILAISTGVFMVVALTVAAKISHPGKQGSAIATVLVGFNLALILGVPLGRIIAGSHDWKIIFTGVGALSLVAMLVLLLTIPKSEGEAPVPIREQLALLKSPRITVALSISFFWILGYTMLYTYITPFLLDITGMSEGMVNVGLFAFGLASLIGSQVGGYGADKWGIPRTMIGGLLFHSGILLLLTAFSHSSMFVLPLLMLWSFFAWSTGPVQQVYLIGMAPQASGIILSLNNSIVQLGMAVGAVIGGIVVDSISLAAVGWFGGVGVAIGLIPAIISLSMRRRSSRSGA; this is encoded by the coding sequence ATGGGGAATTCATGGAAAATTTATATTCTGGCCATTGTCAGCTTTTTAGTCGGAACTTCGGAATTTGTGATTGCTGGCATTTTGGATATGCTTGCAAGTGATATTGGAGTGTCGGTAGCGGCGGCCGGGCAGTTGATTACGGTCTACTCGCTTGCTTATGCCATCGGCACCCCGATTCTTATTGCACTCACGGCAAAAATGGATCGAAGAAAGCTTATGCTATCGGCTTTGGGATTATTTTTCGTAGGGAATTTGATCACTGTCACAACGACAGGCTACGGCATGCTGCTCGGAGCAAGAATTATTTTGGCGATTAGCACGGGGGTATTTATGGTCGTCGCCCTGACGGTTGCCGCCAAAATATCTCATCCTGGAAAACAGGGCAGCGCTATCGCCACGGTTCTGGTGGGCTTTAACCTCGCACTTATTCTAGGGGTCCCGCTTGGGAGGATCATTGCGGGCTCACATGATTGGAAAATCATCTTCACGGGAGTCGGAGCCCTGAGCTTGGTCGCGATGTTGGTCCTTTTGCTGACAATTCCGAAATCGGAAGGAGAGGCTCCCGTTCCTATTCGGGAACAGCTCGCCTTATTAAAAAGCCCCCGAATCACTGTCGCGCTTTCCATCAGTTTTTTCTGGATATTAGGCTACACGATGCTGTACACCTATATAACGCCGTTTCTTCTGGACATTACAGGAATGAGCGAAGGGATGGTAAACGTCGGGCTGTTTGCGTTTGGGCTGGCCAGTCTCATAGGCTCCCAAGTTGGCGGCTACGGTGCAGATAAATGGGGTATCCCCCGTACGATGATTGGAGGCTTGCTCTTTCACTCCGGAATATTATTGTTGCTGACGGCGTTCTCCCACTCGTCCATGTTCGTGTTGCCTTTGCTTATGTTATGGTCCTTTTTCGCTTGGTCGACGGGGCCGGTTCAACAAGTTTATTTAATCGGCATGGCTCCTCAGGCTTCGGGGATCATCCTGAGTTTGAACAATTCTATCGTGCAGTTGGGAATGGCCGTAGGGGCTGTAATTGGGGGTATCGTTGTAGACAGCATCTCTCTTGCAGCAGTTGGTTGGTTTGGGGGAGTCGGCGTCGCAATTGGACTCATCCCGGCTATTATTTCTTTATCCATGCGTCGCCGGTCTTCACGAAGTGGAGCGTAA
- a CDS encoding LLM class flavin-dependent oxidoreductase, which translates to MSDQTNTMEIGMSTFLHAIPRNGGVSHAERLRQAIEEMQLADQVGLDVYAVGEHHRIDYTSSSPAVILAAAAATTKRIRLSSAVTVLSSDDPVRVYQDFATLDGLSNGRAEIMAGRGSFIESFPLFGYDLRDYEELFEDKLELLLKIRASEKVTWRGGHRPAIDNMGVYPRAQQEPLPVWIGTGGNPESAVRAGLLGLPIAFSILGGEPQRFAPLVELYKEAAVKAGHDPNKLQIATHSHGFISDTTIEAAKRYYPVMAEQMNQIGRERGWSPYTRDSYDSARSLHGALYVGDPEYVAEKIVLLHKNLGLTRFMMYNDFSSLPHRDLLRTIELLGTKVAPIVRKELARQT; encoded by the coding sequence ATGAGCGATCAAACGAATACGATGGAGATTGGAATGAGCACTTTCCTCCATGCAATCCCCCGAAATGGCGGTGTCTCACATGCCGAGAGGCTGCGCCAAGCGATCGAAGAGATGCAATTAGCAGATCAAGTTGGCCTCGACGTCTATGCCGTCGGCGAGCACCATCGGATCGACTATACAAGCTCGTCGCCAGCTGTCATTCTGGCCGCCGCTGCCGCTACAACGAAGCGGATCCGGCTCTCGAGCGCAGTGACGGTGCTATCTTCGGATGATCCGGTGCGGGTGTACCAGGACTTTGCAACGCTGGACGGTCTATCGAACGGGCGAGCGGAGATCATGGCCGGACGGGGATCGTTCATCGAATCGTTTCCGCTATTCGGTTATGACCTAAGAGATTACGAGGAATTGTTTGAAGATAAACTGGAACTGCTGTTAAAGATTCGGGCCTCCGAAAAGGTGACCTGGCGCGGCGGTCATCGCCCGGCGATTGACAACATGGGCGTCTATCCTCGTGCACAGCAGGAGCCTTTGCCTGTCTGGATCGGCACAGGGGGCAACCCGGAATCAGCTGTTCGGGCCGGTTTGCTGGGACTTCCGATTGCCTTCTCTATCCTGGGAGGGGAGCCGCAAAGATTCGCACCCTTGGTTGAGCTTTATAAAGAGGCCGCCGTGAAAGCCGGTCACGATCCGAATAAGCTGCAAATTGCTACGCATTCGCATGGCTTTATTTCGGATACGACAATAGAGGCAGCTAAGCGGTATTATCCTGTCATGGCCGAGCAAATGAACCAAATTGGTCGGGAACGAGGCTGGTCTCCCTATACACGTGACTCGTACGATTCAGCCCGCAGCCTGCACGGCGCTCTTTATGTCGGAGATCCCGAATATGTCGCAGAGAAGATCGTGCTGCTGCATAAGAACCTAGGCTTGACTCGATTCATGATGTACAATGATTTCAGTTCATTGCCGCATCGCGACTTGCTGCGGACGATTGAGCTTCTCGGCACCAAAGTAGCGCCGATTGTCCGTAAGGAGCTCGCCCGTCAGACGTAA
- a CDS encoding metalloregulator ArsR/SmtB family transcription factor: MGENQEDIGQAVKVYKALGEPTRLKIALLLAKESNLCFTAVGERLESVAGSTLSHHLKQLTDSGLIDSRKNGSYIHYNVNREIAEKFAPFLLA, translated from the coding sequence ATGGGAGAAAATCAGGAAGATATCGGGCAAGCGGTTAAAGTGTATAAAGCTTTGGGGGAACCAACCCGGCTGAAAATCGCTCTACTGCTCGCGAAAGAGAGCAATTTATGCTTTACTGCCGTCGGTGAAAGGCTTGAGTCGGTTGCAGGCTCGACGCTATCGCATCATTTGAAGCAATTGACGGACTCTGGCTTGATTGATTCTCGCAAGAATGGATCGTATATTCACTATAACGTCAATCGAGAAATAGCAGAAAAATTTGCGCCCTTTTTGCTGGCGTAA